Proteins from one Hydrogenophaga sp. SL48 genomic window:
- a CDS encoding MBL fold metallo-hydrolase, protein MTLSVAKDVLARAGVTVFERGWLSANNVLIQGEGPTALVDSGYGSHAAQTTALVSQALGSRRLDLLLNTHLHSDHCGGNAALKAMFPNLQTLIPPGLASAVTDWDEKLLTYAPTGQHCPRFSHDGLLLPGASLRLGNGFWQVHGAKGHDPHSIVLFQPEDRLLLSADALWQNGFGVVFPELEGQSAFDEVGETLDLIEALAPITVVPGHGSVFQDIPEALERARSRLHQFKSDPERHLRHAQKVLIKFRLLEWQRIEHEALFAWALNTPYLKNAMPSTEPALQKQWLRQLLAELEQSRALRMDSHFVLNA, encoded by the coding sequence ATGACCCTTTCCGTCGCCAAAGATGTCCTGGCCCGCGCGGGTGTCACCGTGTTCGAGCGGGGTTGGCTCTCGGCAAACAACGTTCTGATCCAGGGCGAAGGCCCGACAGCACTGGTGGATTCAGGTTACGGCAGCCACGCTGCCCAAACCACCGCCCTGGTTTCACAGGCATTGGGCTCACGGCGCCTGGACCTGCTGCTCAATACCCATCTGCACAGCGATCACTGTGGGGGCAACGCTGCGCTGAAGGCCATGTTTCCGAACCTTCAGACACTCATTCCTCCCGGACTGGCTTCTGCCGTCACGGATTGGGACGAAAAGTTGCTGACTTACGCCCCCACCGGTCAGCATTGCCCCCGGTTCTCTCACGATGGACTTCTGCTCCCGGGGGCCTCGCTGCGACTGGGCAACGGGTTCTGGCAAGTTCACGGCGCAAAGGGGCACGACCCTCATTCGATCGTGTTGTTCCAGCCGGAAGACCGCTTGCTCCTTTCAGCAGATGCCCTCTGGCAGAACGGATTTGGTGTCGTGTTTCCAGAACTGGAAGGCCAATCGGCCTTCGACGAAGTCGGTGAAACCCTGGATTTGATAGAAGCATTGGCCCCCATCACAGTGGTTCCCGGCCATGGTTCAGTCTTTCAAGACATTCCAGAGGCGCTGGAGCGCGCGCGCAGCAGATTGCATCAGTTCAAATCAGATCCTGAACGCCACCTGCGCCATGCACAAAAAGTGTTGATCAAGTTCCGATTGCTCGAATGGCAACGAATTGAGCACGAAGCGCTTTTCGCTTGGGCGCTGAATACGCCTTACCTGAAGAATGCAATGCCTTCAACGGAGCCAGCATTGCAGAAGCAATGGCTTCGTCAGCTTTTGGCGGAGCTCGAACAGAGCCGTGCATTGCGAATGGACAGTCACTTTGTGCTGAACGCATAA